A genomic segment from uncultured Desulfuromonas sp. encodes:
- a CDS encoding diguanylate cyclase — MTIDSSCYKQILDNLSEPVYFVDPERRILYWNKAAEQLTGFSADDVVGSLCKDGPLHHVDVKNVPLCENYCPLKTCIDTGLPQEKLVFVAHKDGRRLPIFVKTSAVFDSSGGVVGAVETFSDATEMLEMRELNSELRRQTHLDALTGIPNRQAFMDAMDREWFRFKRYKTPFSVLALDVDYFKQFNDAYGRSTGDKVLQWLVKRLRSSLRRADILGRIEGDKFMILLSYSNRKSTMKVANMVLDIIRREPCLDLPIAMTVSVGAVTIEENETMDQLMDRVEKALERSKEMGRNQVTFWG, encoded by the coding sequence ATGACTATTGATTCATCCTGTTACAAACAGATTCTGGATAATTTATCCGAGCCTGTCTATTTTGTTGATCCGGAAAGACGGATTTTATATTGGAATAAAGCGGCAGAACAATTAACGGGTTTCTCAGCAGATGATGTTGTGGGTTCTCTTTGTAAGGATGGCCCTCTCCATCATGTCGATGTGAAAAATGTTCCGCTCTGCGAGAATTACTGCCCGCTCAAAACCTGCATTGATACCGGTCTGCCTCAGGAGAAATTAGTGTTTGTCGCGCACAAAGATGGCCGTCGCTTGCCAATCTTTGTTAAAACCAGCGCTGTTTTTGATAGTAGCGGCGGCGTTGTTGGTGCTGTGGAAACGTTCTCCGATGCAACCGAGATGCTGGAGATGCGCGAGCTGAACAGTGAGTTGCGGCGGCAGACGCATCTTGACGCTTTAACCGGTATCCCAAACCGGCAGGCTTTTATGGATGCGATGGACCGGGAATGGTTCCGCTTTAAGCGCTACAAGACGCCTTTCTCTGTTTTGGCTCTCGATGTCGACTATTTTAAGCAGTTTAATGACGCCTATGGCCGTTCCACGGGGGACAAGGTCTTGCAGTGGCTGGTCAAGCGCTTGCGCTCGTCGTTGCGTCGTGCTGATATTCTTGGTCGCATAGAAGGCGACAAGTTCATGATCCTGCTGTCCTATTCAAACCGCAAGTCAACGATGAAAGTGGCGAATATGGTGTTGGATATTATCCGACGTGAGCCGTGCCTGGATCTGCCGATCGCCATGACCGTCAGTGTCGGGGCCGTGACCATTGAGGAAAATGAGACGATGGATCAGCTGATGGACCGTGTTGAAAAGGCCCTGGAACGTTCGAAGGAGATGGGGCGCAACCAGGTGACATTCTGGGGGTGA
- a CDS encoding XTP/dITP diphosphatase, with the protein MELVVATQNQGKLKEIRRLLGECGIDVIGMDAFSGLVPAQEDGATFADNARKKALAIARQTGRRCLADDSGLEVTALEGRPGVFSARYAGENATDEENNLLLLKELSGVAESSRQGAFCCVMALCDPDGSCQLFEGRIEGRILESSRGQGGFGYDPLFWVVSHGCTMAELPMDEKNRISHRGQALQKVVSALKSL; encoded by the coding sequence ATGGAGTTGGTTGTTGCGACTCAAAATCAGGGAAAGCTCAAGGAGATTCGTCGTCTGCTCGGTGAATGCGGTATTGATGTCATTGGCATGGATGCTTTTTCCGGTCTTGTCCCGGCACAGGAAGATGGGGCGACTTTTGCTGACAATGCCCGAAAAAAGGCTCTGGCCATCGCCCGTCAGACGGGACGACGGTGTCTGGCCGATGATTCCGGGCTGGAGGTCACCGCTCTAGAGGGACGTCCTGGTGTTTTTTCTGCCCGCTATGCTGGAGAAAATGCTACCGATGAAGAGAATAATCTGTTGCTTCTCAAAGAACTTTCCGGTGTTGCAGAATCTTCTCGGCAAGGCGCTTTTTGTTGCGTCATGGCATTATGTGACCCGGATGGATCATGTCAGCTGTTTGAAGGACGTATTGAGGGACGTATTCTTGAGAGCTCACGAGGTCAGGGGGGCTTTGGTTATGACCCTCTGTTTTGGGTCGTTTCGCACGGCTGTACCATGGCAGAACTCCCTATGGATGAGAAAAATCGTATCAGTCATCGGGGGCAGGCGCTGCAAAAAGTTGTCAGCGCATTGAAATCTCTGTAA
- the rph gene encoding ribonuclease PH yields the protein MIRADQRQFDQLRPVHLQRGYTRYAEGSVLVSFGETVVLCNATVEEGVPPFMRGEGRGWVTAEYAMLPRATQSRNARESARGKVGGRTHEIQRLIGRALRAVIDFEKLGERTIHLDCDVLQADGGTRTASITGAYVALADAINGLMRDGVLAQTPLKDSLSAISVGIVDGQPLLDLNYGEDSRAEVDMNIVMTGSGAFVEVQGTAEAEPFTVEQLDAMRALAMKGCSELAEMQRTALEA from the coding sequence ATGATTCGTGCTGATCAGCGTCAATTTGACCAATTACGTCCAGTTCATCTGCAACGTGGTTACACCCGTTATGCTGAAGGTTCGGTACTGGTTTCATTTGGTGAGACGGTCGTTTTGTGTAACGCAACGGTTGAAGAGGGTGTGCCTCCTTTTATGCGTGGAGAAGGTCGTGGCTGGGTGACGGCTGAGTATGCAATGCTGCCACGGGCAACACAGAGCCGCAATGCACGTGAGTCAGCGCGTGGCAAAGTTGGCGGTCGCACACATGAGATTCAGCGTCTTATCGGCCGCGCACTGCGTGCCGTGATTGATTTTGAAAAGCTCGGTGAAAGGACGATTCACCTTGACTGTGATGTCCTGCAGGCTGATGGCGGCACCCGCACGGCATCAATCACCGGAGCATATGTCGCTCTTGCTGATGCGATCAACGGGTTGATGCGTGATGGTGTTTTGGCACAGACGCCTTTAAAAGATTCCTTATCCGCGATCAGTGTTGGCATTGTCGATGGTCAGCCATTGCTTGATTTGAACTATGGGGAAGATTCACGGGCCGAAGTGGATATGAATATCGTCATGACCGGCTCCGGCGCCTTTGTTGAGGTGCAGGGAACAGCTGAAGCAGAGCCTTTTACGGTTGAACAGCTGGATGCCATGCGCGCTCTGGCCATGAAGGGATGCTCTGAGCTTGCCGAAATGCAGCGGACAGCTTTGGAGGCGTAA